One part of the Falco peregrinus isolate bFalPer1 unplaced genomic scaffold, bFalPer1.pri scaffold_42, whole genome shotgun sequence genome encodes these proteins:
- the LOC129783512 gene encoding ankyrin repeat domain-containing protein 26-like, whose amino-acid sequence MQNKRIMKEKIADYGQERFKDIFNKLRADTEKQVYLIEERNKDLNAKRTDLREQVFKYETDVVERQGMFGQLQQELAAALKKQSMPEASLEVTTRYHSDLERDKLRLQKELEKTVKTKTQKQNMLALTSKDLHSTWEEHLKSRSHLEERVAQLDEEKAELLQQRENGSTKSKQLPALLWCG is encoded by the exons ATGCAGAACAAGAggatcatgaaagaaaaaatagcgGATTATGGGCAGGAGCgttttaaagacattttcaacAAACTTAGAgctgatacagaaaagcaagtttatCTAATAGAAGAGCGAAACAAGGATTTAAATGCCAAGCGTACTGATTTAAGGGAACAAGTCTTTAAATACGAGACTGACGTAGTAGAAAGACAG GGCATGTTTGGacaactgcagcaggagcttgcTGCTGCACTTAAAAAGCAATCTATGCCAGAAGCTTCACTTGAAGTTACTACGCGCTACCACAGTGACCTGGAGAGAGACAAGCTGCGCTTGCAAAAGGAGTTGGAAAAAACGGTGAAAACTAAG ACGCAGAAGCAGAACATGCTGGCTCTGACATCCAAGGACTTGCACAGCACGTGGGAGGAGCACTTGAAGTCAAGATCCCACCTTGAAGAGCGCGTTGCTCAGCTGGACGAGGAGAAGGCTGAACTGTTGCAACAG agGGAAAATGGAAGTACAAAGTCAAAacagctgccagctctcctcTGGTGTGGCTGA